CAGGGAGCTTGGGAGAGCCACCAGCAACTTCCTCACTTCTCTGGGGCTGTGGAGCCTTCATGCTCCCCCTGCTTCCAGCCATGCTTGATCTGCTGTCACCTTccagcaggagcctgctcctgctgcaaatGGCATTATGCACCCAGGTTGTGCCCTTGCCAGCACATGCTTCTGCAGGACTCTGCCTGCTATAAATAAACACTGCCAAATTTGACGAGCTGCACCTCGGCTCCTGCTGAGCTGCCTCCACCAGGAAAGGACTGCAGGAAGAACCTGGCTTGCATGGccttggagcagcagctgaggaatCATTTTAGCCTGGCAGTTAAGTGCATTTAACACCTtgctctgagcagagctgttGGAGTccttaaattatatatttttttcaagctGAGCTTCTTTCCAACTTTGTGTGGGGAGAGCAGTGATGGTCccactttaatttaaaaagcagcaagaaCAAAAAGAACACATTTCAAAGCACATGAAAAGTTCTGAGAAACTCCTATGCAGTGGTGGAGGCTGGCATTGGGGGTAGGGAGAGCAGGTTTGGTGGGCAGTATTCCACTGGAATTCCTGGAGGTACTTTTGGGACATGCTGAGTAGTTCATCAGGCTGCACGAGCCAAGTCACGTGCAAGGTGTTCAGATTGGTTTTTTCCTTGAATTTTCTGCTCCTAAAATCTAATCAGCAAATACCACAGGGTGAAGGTGGCCTGGGAGAACTGAGCCAAACAAATTTGGAAAGCTTGGGTTCTGCCCTGttaattttccttgattttaatACATGTCTTTCCATCTCTTTGCCTGCTCCATGCTGAGAATTAAGactctttctttcttctctgcttgctccatgctgggagtgtttttctGGCACAGAACAGTGCAAGCATCTCAATTTTATGAACAAGATCCTGATGTGTGTACGTAATGATCCTTTTAATACCCCAGTAGGCAGCAGAAATAGCCTCGTGGAGGGGGGTTCAGTGCAGCTTAGAATGACAGTGCTGGGTTTGAGAGCTTGGATAAACACTTCCCTGTTAATCAGATGGGCTGTACAGACTTTTTCCCCCCCAGAATTTTCTCAGCTCTCTTGTCATCTTTAGCTTGAGCAACTTGGGAGTCATTTTTTGGCCACATAAGTTGTGTAGAGGCTGACTCATGTCCTCACAGGCAGCCATGTGTTCATGCACATTTTCCCTGACCTGACAGGGAGATGATCCTTCTCTCTGAATAGAAATGAGGATGGGGAGATGTGAGCTTCATGAAAAGCAAAACAGCCACACAGTCACTggttttacttctttttttttcttttttttttaccagagtttcctgttttttctttccttttctgattGGAGCAATTtacctttaaaataattacGAATATGGCTAATAAACCGGCATTTTGATATCATTTTTGCTGAAGTGCTGAATATATTGCTATAATGTAAATTTAAAGTGTGTGAAACCTTTTATATACTTAGTGACTGTGCTGCAAAGACCTCCCTTGAAACATTGAGCTAAAAGTCATTGATCACCTCTGATAATACCCAAATGTCTCCATGAGCTGAGTAAAATTCAGAAAAGAGAATCACCCACCCACTGGAAACCTTTATTTTCTAACCAAGCACAGCAAATCTGTTCTTGGCTTCTCTTGCAGCTGAGCGAGCTCTCGATACCATGAATTTTGATGTGATCAAAGGGAAACCCATTCGCATCATGTGGTCTCAGAGGGACCCTTCCCTCAGGAAGTCAGGGGTTGGCAATGTCTTCATCAAGAACCTGGACAAATCCATTGATAACAAGGCACTTTACGACACATTCTCAGCGTTTGGAAACATTTTGTCCTGCAAGGTGAGGTGTGGTTACATTGTCCAGTTCTTTTAGGGTGGGGATGTGATCAGAGATTTGAGTGTAGGTGGTGAAAGGGACACTTCTTGTCGAGTGCAAggagcagaatcacagaatgttctGAGCTGGGACACACAAGGCTCATCTAGTCCAGCTCTTTAAATGAACGGTGCCTGCAGAGATCAAACCTGTGACCTTGGTGTTAAAACAGAATCTCTGAAAGGCAGAGTTGACCAAAAGCTGAAATGACATCAGATTTGGTCATGAAGTGCAGCAATGTGACACTGAGATGGGGCTGACCCTTGGCAGGGACACGTTTCCACCCGCTGGCCCgcggcagagcagggacactgaCAGCTGCCttgctccctgtcctgcaggtggTGTGTGATGAGAATGGCTCTAAGGGCTACGCCTTTGTGCACTTTGAGACCCAGGATGCTGCAGATAGGGCCATCGAGAAGATGAACGGCATGCTGCTCAACGACCGCAAAGTGTGAGTGTCgcaggcggcagcagcagcgctcACATGCTCCGGGATGCATCTCGGTATTAACAGGGACACACAAGGCACTGGTTCTCCTGGCCCGAGCCTTGGCCTGCTACCTCTCCACTCCAGGGCTGGTGAGTGACCCTGCCCAAGCCATGGCCTGCTCCCCCTCCATTCCAGGACTGGTGGGTTTCCCTGACCGAGCCTTGATTTGCCGCCTCTCTGGTGTTGCTGTGTTCGACGGTTCCAGGATGAGGGAACCTTCAtcatcttgactccatgttttaTTATATcctgatatatattatattaaaaatgctgtaccaaaaataacagaaaggattcatcagaaggctaaaaaggaaaggaatggaatcaataacaaaatcttgtgactgctcaggGAGTCCACACAACTGGACCATGATTGTTtctacttaatgaccaatcacatggaccaatcaaagatgcacctgttgcattccacagcagcagataacttattatttttcttttcctctgaggcttctcagcttctcaggagaaaaatcctgggtgaagggatttttcatgaaaatatcatggtgacaggCTGGGGTGGGTTCTGTCTGGGGCCAGTGGGACTCCTTGGCCAGCCACAGCACAGGTGATTTTTCTGGTTGGTCTGTGGCCTGTTTGTTGTCCTCTGCTGTCACCCTTTcttgtccccattcccagctcctaCTGCACACTCATTTTTTTTGCCTCTCTGCAAGTCAcacattatttttttgctttgaaacCGATCTGTTtattgggattttctttttttttgtcttacaGGTTTGTCGGGAGATTCAAGTCTCGTAAAGAGagggaggctgagctgggagccaAGGCAAAGGAATTCACCAATGTCTATATTAAAAACTTCGGGGATGACATGGATGATGAAAGACTAAAAGAGCTCTTTGGCAAATATGGTAAATACAGAAATAGTTTTATTGAGGCTGTGAATTTCATGAAATGTGGTAGTTTGAGTGCTGTTGTGTAGTCCCTACCTAGGTCACTTTAAGGCTGAGGACATGAGGAGCTATTACATGGAATTTAATAATCTTGAAATACTTTTGATATTTTACTAACCCTGTCCCTTGGTAACAGGTAAAACTCTGAGTGTTAAAGTGATGACAGACCCTACTGGAAAATCCAAAGGCTTTGGCTTTGTAAGCTTTGAAAAGCATGAAGAGGCCAACAAGGTATGACCAACTTTTATGTTGCTTAGATaacttcagagaagaaaaaacttGGTTTATCTTGGGAGCCTGTTtctgaaatggaagaaaattctGCCTTGGGCATGACCTCCTCTAGATGTGGGAACTTGGAAACCTTTTGCACCTTAATAGCTTGACATTCAAGGGTAACTTGGCATCTCTCCAGTTTCCTAGATGCACACAGTGGTATAATCAAGAATGTTAATTGCTGAAGAAATACTACAGTGCAGGGctaaaggaggaggagggcacTTAGAGTGAGAACATTGCTCAAAAATGGTCTTTTCTAAGCAGAATGCTTGTTAAAATGTAGTTTTAATTGCAAGAAAGGGTGGGGATTAATTTCTAATTTAGTTCAGCACTTGGTGGTGTGTCAGCTTGATCTGTGTGATAACTTCAGCTTGTCTTCAATGAGCCTGTTGTTAACAGGAAGAGTGCAAAGGTAACGTGCAAACTCTGATTTATTGAGTGGCAGGCAGTGTCAGTCTGGGCAGTCCTGCTCTGACAGGATCAGGgctgtcctgctgcagcagctgagagtTTCCTCTTGAACCCTCTGTGCAGGCAGTGGAAGAAATGAACGGGAAGGACATCAATGGCAAAATGCTCTTTGTGGGCAGGGCACAGAAGAAGGCTGAGCGCCAGGCAGAGCTGAAAAGAAGGTTTGAACAGCTAAAACAAGAGAGACTCAGCAGGTACCAGGTGAATAATCTGTTTCTTTGCTCAATTCAAGCACTCCTTCTGGTCTGTTGaaggaattgccagagcagttATTATCCTGGGTTAAAACACAGAGGTGTCTCCATGATATTTGGTGGCAGAGGGGGCATCAGGGCTTAGTCTTGGTACTGAAAGTGTTTAGGAGGATGTGAGACAACAGGCATGAAGTCTCCTTGACTTTCAGATGGGGATCCCTGGAGGGATGGGAAGAGACAGCGCTGCTCTCTGTAATTTGTGGCAGAACTGGGTCGTGTCAGAGGTGGCATCTGAAACTCCCCCACTCCCTGAGGTGCAGTGCTGGACTGGGGACATGTGGTGATGCCACAGGAAGGCAGAGGAAATCCAGACAAGCTCCCTTTCAGCACAGTGGGACTTGTCTCTACGCCTTTGCAACATTTATCACCTTCAGCTTTGGGTGGTGTGGAGGGAACATGATGCTAAATTAAGAGTTTTCAGATAAATTACAGCTCTGGCAGATGGGTAACAGTTGATGTGcttaagaatttattttttttaatgttgtgaaTGTCATactgttctttccctttccagGGTGTTAACCTGTACATTAAAAACCTAGATGACACTATAGATGATGAAAAACTCAGGAAAGAGTTCTCACCTTTTGGGTCTATAACAAGTGCCAAGGtactgtgggatttgggggttgcCTGGATTTTAAAGCCTGAAGGAGGAGTTGTTGTCTGACATGGGATTAAAGGGCTGTGGCTGTTGTGATTCTGAAAACACCTTGGCTAGTAAATGGTGGGATTGTACTGAAAACTTCATGCCCTTACCCAAAGGGGAGGAAGGAAGTGGCAAACATGCTTGCTTGAGGTGGCAAGCATGGAATGACACTTTCCTCTGTGCATTTAGGACTGCACCAAATCTTTCCCATTCCTTCCTGTGCAGTGTGGGCCTGGGGACACATGGTGCTGACAGCAACGCAGAGCAAATCCAGACAGGTGGCTCTTCATGAGAACCTGTCTCTACACCTCTGCAACAAGTGACGTGCTACCTAAAACCTAAAACACCACAGCTTCTTCAGCTCAGTTGTACTGGTGCTCCATTAGCAATTGATCTTTGCTGCAGGTGATGCTGGAAGATGGACGGAGCAAAGGGTTTGGCTTTGTCTGCTTTTCCtctccagaggaggccaccaaaGCTGTGACGGAGATGAACGGGCGCATCGTGGGCTCCAAGCCCCTCTATGTGGCACTGGCCcagaggaaggaggagaggaaggccCATCTCACCAACCAGTACATGCAGCGCATCGCTGGCATGAGGGCCTTGCCTGCCAACACCATCATCAACCAGTTCCAGCCCGCTGCTGGCGGGTATTTCAtgcctgctgtgccccaggtgAGCTCCCGTGGGGTTTTTAACCTGTGTTCATCTCACTGAGCCTTTCTAGTGCCTGTAAGCAACAACTCCTAATGAGGGGTGCAGCAGTGGAGTTAATTCTGTGACTTGCCAGCTGCCTGTTCTCTTAATCCGACCTGAGTGTTGGGTCCTGGCAACGGCTGCCAAACACGTTGTAAACAATGTTTGTGATGCACTTGGATGTTGCCTCTGAGCTTATCTGATCTTCCTCCAGGCTCAGAGCAGACCCACTTACTATGCACCCAACCAAATGACACAGATGAGACCCAACCCACGATGGCAGCAAGGAGGGAGACCTCAAGGTGAGAGTGCCAGAGGCAGTTTTGCTCGTAGAACCCTTTGGGAGCTGCACTTCCCAACAGGAACAATTCCTGCTTTCCTTCCTGGGAATGGTCCCGTGcggggccaggagctggactctgATCCTTGcgtgtcccttccagctcagcattTTCCATGATGCTCTGATTGTACCCCTGTAGCTGACTGTCCTGCCTTGCcagctggctccctgctgaggcTTTCTCCCCCTTGCCCCCCTCAGGCTTCCAGGGAATGCCGAGCGCCATGCGGCAGTCGGGGCCCCGGCCCGCCCTGCGCCACCTGGCCCCCGCCAGCGCCCCGGCCTCCCGCggcctccctgctgctgcccagagagTTGGTAAGCTGGGGGCTCCTCCTGGCCTTTCCCCTCCtctgggaagggaggaggaTGCTGTGGAAACTTCTCCCAAAGATCTGGGATGTCTGTGAAGAGCAGAGCCAGcgcctgctgctgtcctgttCCTCGCTCTGCAGTGCGGGTCAGGGGGCACTCGGTGCTACAGCACGGCAGTGGAAATCCAGATGGGTTCTTCTCTGCTGGTTTGGGACTTGTCTCTACACCCCTGCAACACCACCCAAAAATCTCTGTAGCTAATGGGTTTTGCTTTCAGAGCAAattgtgttttttttccccagtgatcAGCTGTAAAACAAAAAGTGGAATTTAGGGATTGGTTCTAGGGAGAACAGCCCCTTCCTGAGTAGCCAACTTCACTTTCTAAGGAAGTAATACCATGCAGAGCAAAGTTTGAATTAAAACCAGACATCCCAACTTGTTAGCATGTTGCTGCAGGTGTTTGTCACAGTGTTCTCCTTCCTTTGCAGGTgttggcacagcagcacagaattTGGCTCCCCGTCCTCCTGTagctgcccctgctcccagggctgtccctcctTACAAATATGCCTCAAGTGTCCGCAGCCCACACCCAGgtgtccagcctctgcaggtaccagtggggctgggctgggaagtcCCTGCAGTTTCACGTGCAACTAAAGTATTTTTATAGACACTTCAAGCTCCTTTTATGACCCAGACAATCCTAATTTGGAATTTAAAAACCTGGCAGGGCCACCCTGGTTGGTTTATCTGTCTTGTACTCACAAGCCCTTTTGTAGCCAGACTGGCTCTAAGGATATTTTTCTTGGTTCTTTGTTCCCATTTTGAAACCATTTAAGTCTCTCTCCTCTTTGTCAAGTTCTCACTGGGGTGTCATTGAAAGAAGGAGCACCATCTACACCTGGCTTTCTCAACATCTCATGATGTTTGATCCAGGTTTTGTAAGATACTTATGGTGTTCCTGTGTGACATTCCAGGGTTTTGAGCTCAAGACTTGCAGGGAGTGTTTGTGAACCAAGGACACCTTACCTGCCCTTCTCTGAAGCTGAGGTGTTCTGTAGGCTTGACAAAGATTGTGTTTTAGGAGGGAACATCTTAGAAATGTCTAAATGTGAAAAATCAGCCTCATCCTTATTTCAGAACCCCTGTCTGCCCTTTTCAGGCACCTCAGCCTGCAGTGcatgtgcagggccaggagcccctGACAGCCTCcatgctggctgctgcccctcCCCAGGAGCAGAAACAGATGCTGGGTGAGTAAAACCCCACTGCTCACCCATCATTTTTCATCCCCTCAGCTTTCAGAGACCCAAAGTCATCCACCTGAACTCCTTTTTCTCCCTCAGGAGAACGTTTGTTCCCTCTGATCCAAGCTATgcaccccagcctggctgggaagatCACAGGAATGCTGCTAGAGATTGACaactcagagctgctgcacatGCTGGAATCCCCAGAGTCCCTCCGCTCCAAGGTGAGCTGCTGTgtccttttttcctctggagAGGGCTTCTGAGCAGGGAGAAAATCTCACTGATTTGTGTCCCCAGGTGGAGGaggctgtggcagtgctgcaggctcacCAAGCCAAGAAAGAAGCTGCCCAGAAAGTGGGAGTGGTTGCTGCTACCTCTTGAACCAGGATGACTGGTGAGTGTCTCAGTCCTCAGCTTCAGTGAAAAGCTTCCAGAATCAGTAAATAAAGCAGTTGTTAGTGAGCAATTCACCTGGGTCTGTCACCAGCACTTAGCTGATTGCAGTCCACTCTTCAACAAAAAGCTCCTAATGTAGTTTCTCCCAGCAGAATGCTTGTGTAGAAGTTAAGAAATATTCATTCTGGTGCTTATCTAAGGGATCTAAAGATGTTGAAGTCCCTGAGCTGTTCCTTGGAGCTGACATGCTGGGGATGAGTCTTGTGGAACTGCTAATCTGGGAAATAGCCACCAGGAGCTCTGGTGATTGAGGCTAAGCAGGCTCTTAGTGCCCATTCCTTATCCTGGAAACCACCTGCCTTCAGGGTATAATAAATGTTGGAAATGCTTCACTGGATAGGTCTGTCCACACAAGTGTCTGGGTTTAATTTGTGAATAAGGATTTGGATTCTTGGAATGCCTCTTCCTGTTTCTCatgatgcatttttctgttGGAATTGCCATCTCCAGGActtcctgtgctgctgtttgtgATCAGGTGTCACAACTCAAGCTGGTGATGAATTCTTATTTTCACTGGGTGGTCTAGCAAAGAATTTGAGTTTCTTGTGGATAATAACATTTTCTGATTATCTCACCACCACGAGCAGCTTCTCTGTACCTTCCCAATTATAGTGAAATCCTTATTCCTTGGAATGCTGGAGTATTCCCtgtcctggagcagggatgctgtgaATAActtctctccctttttctccTCTAGGATACAAAGAAGCCAAATAGCCCCTTCCTAGACATCAGCTCAAGATGTTTGAAGATCCTTCACTGTCCTGCAGATCTCAAGGCCATGCATTGTATCACATAGTTATATTGCATTTTGTAAATTAATCTTAAAGATCTTATTTAAAAAGCCAACTCTGAAGCTCGAGGTTTCCAAAACCAGAATCTGGGGGGTTTGCAAGCTTTTCctgtgccagagcagagctgcccccTGTGTCTTCTAAAGAGGACGTTGAGGATTTTAGGCTGGAAGTATTTTTGGGAGTTTGTGTTTAATTGAATAATCCAGTTTGGAAAGTTTGGGAAACATTTATCAATAAAGGAATAAACTTGCACTGTGTTTGTCATCATTTCTCTTTGTTGGATAAATAAATGTGGTGTGGCTTTGTGAAATTAAACTGATGGCAGTTATTGGGGGGGGTGAATACATTAAACAGGGCTTTGGCTTATTCTGTGTGCTAATTTTGGATAATGAGTATTTAAAGTCGTGCCTGGGGCAGTGTCTGAAGGGGTGAGGGCTGTAAACAGTGCTCTGAGAAGGGCTGGGGAGGCATTTTCAAGTGAAGGGTTTGGGCTGGTCCTTGTTTacatttctgcattttcagCTGGGTTTTTGGTGGTCCTGCTGCTATTTTATACCCCAAAGGTGGCCGGATTTTGGCACTGAGGTCAAAAATCCTTTGCAAACTTACTTTGGGTGTTCCTTTGGGCTAAAAACTGTTACTGAGCcaaacacagagcacacagcaaGCCGGGCACAGTCCTCCCCGCTCAAAGCTCAAACCTGGAGCTGGACGCAGCCAGGGCTTGGAGCTTTGGAGAAgcctgggatgggctggaaggGATTCAGAAAGTCTGGAAGGGGCTGGAAGCGATGCACAAAGCCTGGAAGGGCCTGGAAGGGATGCACAAAGCCTGGAAGGGGATGCAGAAAGTCTGGGATAGGCTGGAAGGGACGCACAAAGCACGGACGGGCTGGAAGGGATGCAGAAAGCCTGACacgggctggaagggactcagGCTGGGAAGGGATGCACAAAGCCTggaaagggctggaagggaggcAGAAAGGCTGTGAAGGGAGGCAGAAAGCCTGGAATAGGCTGAAAGGGATGCAGAAttcctgggatgggctggaagggatgcagaattcctgggatgggctggaaggGATGCAGAAAGCCTGGGACGGGCTGGAAGGGATGCAGAAAatctgggatgggctggaaggGATGCACAAAGCCTGGGACAGGCTGGAAGGGATGCAGAAAgcctgggatgggctggaaggGATGCAGAAAatctgggatgggctggaaggGATGCACAAAGCCTGACACAGGCTGGAAGGGATGCACAAAGCCTGGGACGGGCTGGAAGGGATGCACAAAGCCTGGGACGGGCTGGAAGGGATGCACAGAGCACGGACGCGCTCTCCGTCCCACGAACCGAGCCGGGAGGGCGGAGCGCTGCCGCCGTTCCGGGgcgggccgtgccgtgccgagcCGTTCCGGGGCAGCGGGGCACGATGGCGGCCACCAAGCGGGTGCTGTACGTGGGTGAGTGGCCGGGCTGGGGCCGccccccggggccggggccgccggcgGTGCCCGGTGACCGCTGGCCGCCCCGCAGGCGGGCTGGCCGAGGAGGTGGACGAGAAGGTGCTGCACGCTGCCTTCATCCCCTTCGGAGACATCACCGACATCCAGATCCCGCTGGACTACGAGACCGGTGTGTGCCCGGGGGGCTGCGGCATCCCCGGGGGGCGGGACCCCCCTTCCCCCTGGGGCCGGGGTGTCCGTGCTGCCCCTgaccgtccgtccgtccgtccgtccttccttccctccagaAAAGCACCGCGGATTCGCCTTCGTGGAGTTTGAGCTGGCAGAGGTGGGGAACCAGCAGGTGCTTGAGCCGTTTGGGGTTTTGGCTCCCCTCGGGGTTTTTTGCTCCCCTCGGGGGTTTTGGCTCCCCTCGGGGTTTTTGCTCCTCTCGGGGTTTTTTGCTCCCCTCGGGGTTTTTGCTCCCCTCGGGGGTTTTGGCTCCCCTCGGGGTTTTGGCTCCCCTCGGGGTTTTTGTTCCCCTTGGGGTTTTTGTTCCCCTCGGGGTTTTGGGATGGATCCTCTTCCTGCTGGAGAAATCTGTGAGATGGTTACCCACCACAACACTCAGATGTTGTTCTGCTCTTTCACGTTCccacttttcccattttctctcaattcccatttttcctttttccagccCAAGTTGCTCCCCCACCACCATCCCTGGCTGGGTTTCTTGGTTTCACGTGCTGTCTTGTCCTCTGATCATCTGTCCTGGGCTTTGTACAGAAATCTCTCCTCTCCCAAATGCTCATGGCAGCAATAAAACATCTTCAATACAAGGAGTTAGTGAGTTTTTGGAAGATGAGACCCACGTAGGGTTTGGAAGCCCCACATGGATGGGGCtggaatataaatatatataaatatatatatttatccCATAAATGGGATAAATGGGGTATATATTTATCCCATAAATGGGATAAATGGGGTTTAGGAAAACCTAGCAGTTGT
Above is a genomic segment from Passer domesticus isolate bPasDom1 chromosome 24, bPasDom1.hap1, whole genome shotgun sequence containing:
- the PABPC4 gene encoding polyadenylate-binding protein 4 isoform X1; protein product: MNTAASSYPMASLYVGDLHPDITEAMLYEKFSPAGPVLSIRVCRDMITRRSLGYAYVNFQQPADAERALDTMNFDVIKGKPIRIMWSQRDPSLRKSGVGNVFIKNLDKSIDNKALYDTFSAFGNILSCKVVCDENGSKGYAFVHFETQDAADRAIEKMNGMLLNDRKVFVGRFKSRKEREAELGAKAKEFTNVYIKNFGDDMDDERLKELFGKYGKTLSVKVMTDPTGKSKGFGFVSFEKHEEANKAVEEMNGKDINGKMLFVGRAQKKAERQAELKRRFEQLKQERLSRYQGVNLYIKNLDDTIDDEKLRKEFSPFGSITSAKVMLEDGRSKGFGFVCFSSPEEATKAVTEMNGRIVGSKPLYVALAQRKEERKAHLTNQYMQRIAGMRALPANTIINQFQPAAGGYFMPAVPQAQSRPTYYAPNQMTQMRPNPRWQQGGRPQGFQGMPSAMRQSGPRPALRHLAPASAPASRGLPAAAQRVGVGTAAQNLAPRPPVAAPAPRAVPPYKYASSVRSPHPGVQPLQAPQPAVHVQGQEPLTASMLAAAPPQEQKQMLGERLFPLIQAMHPSLAGKITGMLLEIDNSELLHMLESPESLRSKVEEAVAVLQAHQAKKEAAQKVGVVAATS
- the PABPC4 gene encoding polyadenylate-binding protein 4 isoform X2, with amino-acid sequence MNFDVIKGKPIRIMWSQRDPSLRKSGVGNVFIKNLDKSIDNKALYDTFSAFGNILSCKVVCDENGSKGYAFVHFETQDAADRAIEKMNGMLLNDRKVFVGRFKSRKEREAELGAKAKEFTNVYIKNFGDDMDDERLKELFGKYGKTLSVKVMTDPTGKSKGFGFVSFEKHEEANKAVEEMNGKDINGKMLFVGRAQKKAERQAELKRRFEQLKQERLSRYQGVNLYIKNLDDTIDDEKLRKEFSPFGSITSAKVMLEDGRSKGFGFVCFSSPEEATKAVTEMNGRIVGSKPLYVALAQRKEERKAHLTNQYMQRIAGMRALPANTIINQFQPAAGGYFMPAVPQAQSRPTYYAPNQMTQMRPNPRWQQGGRPQGFQGMPSAMRQSGPRPALRHLAPASAPASRGLPAAAQRVGVGTAAQNLAPRPPVAAPAPRAVPPYKYASSVRSPHPGVQPLQAPQPAVHVQGQEPLTASMLAAAPPQEQKQMLGERLFPLIQAMHPSLAGKITGMLLEIDNSELLHMLESPESLRSKVEEAVAVLQAHQAKKEAAQKVGVVAATS